Proteins from one Blattabacterium cuenoti genomic window:
- the folE gene encoding GTP cyclohydrolase I FolE: MMEEKHKKINSTNHEMSSRDKYFLMNDEDKIEKIEKYFFQIMKILGLDMNDDSLRRTPKRVAKMFIQEIFSGLNPKNTPTTSIFDNKYQYNQMLIEKNITVYSTCEHHFLPIVGKAHVGYISNGKVIGLSKINRIVNFYAKRPQVQERLTMQIVESLQEMLDTKNVACVIEAKHLCVNSRGIRDIDSRTVTTKLVGSFNINSEIRKEFLHHIGIS; the protein is encoded by the coding sequence ATGATGGAAGAAAAACATAAAAAAATTAACTCAACTAATCATGAAATGTCTTCACGAGACAAGTATTTTTTGATGAATGATGAAGATAAAATTGAAAAAATAGAAAAATATTTTTTTCAAATCATGAAAATATTAGGCTTAGATATGAATGACGATAGCTTGCGTCGTACTCCTAAACGTGTGGCAAAAATGTTTATTCAAGAAATATTTAGCGGTCTAAATCCAAAAAATACTCCAACAACTTCTATTTTCGATAACAAATATCAGTATAATCAAATGTTAATAGAAAAAAATATAACAGTTTATTCCACTTGTGAACATCATTTTCTTCCTATCGTAGGAAAAGCTCATGTTGGTTATATTTCCAATGGAAAAGTTATAGGTCTTTCCAAAATTAATAGAATTGTAAATTTTTATGCAAAAAGACCACAAGTTCAAGAACGTTTAACTATGCAAATTGTAGAATCTTTACAAGAAATGTTAGATACAAAAAATGTAGCCTGTGTTATAGAAGCGAAACATTTATGTGTAAATTCTAGAGGAATTAGAGATATAGACAGTAGAACAGTGACTACTAAATTAGTAGGATCCTTCAATATAAATTCCGAAATTCGTAAAGAATTTCTACATCATATTGGAATTTCTTAA
- the cysS gene encoding cysteine--tRNA ligase — protein sequence MEEINLNYIKNNLKIYNTLTSKKELFKPIHKEYVGIYVCGPTVYNHLHLGNCRTFILFDIVFRYLKHIGYKVRYVRNITDVGHLENEEYDLEDKISKKSRIEGIEPMEIVQKYTISFRNVLRIFNVQSPNIEPTATSHIIEQIDMIRKLIEKNLAYEINGSVYFNLKEYENLYSYGILSKNKTDQLKNKKLNFSAEKRNSQDFSLWKRASSNHIMSWNSPWGKGFPGWHIECTAMSTKYLGETFDIHGGGIDLKFPHHECELAQAIGVYNRSYLAHYWMHTNMLTLNEKKMSKSTGNFLNPKDIIQSNKKPFLPSILRFFILQSHYRSIMNFSNQGLMNAEKGYHKIMKFIRILKDFHSEKSTVNNNIFDVHHWIKNCYQAINDDFNIPLLISHLFQATHIMNSLNDIKKSHINLLKKYMIHFVFDILGLQEEKKQFHSEKKLEILIKRLIKFRIEARKQKNWILSDRIRQELSYIGITFHDEKLF from the coding sequence ATGGAAGAAATAAATTTAAATTATATAAAAAATAATTTAAAAATATATAACACTCTAACAAGTAAAAAAGAATTATTTAAACCAATTCATAAAGAATATGTAGGAATTTATGTTTGTGGGCCTACAGTGTATAATCACTTGCATTTAGGAAATTGTAGAACTTTCATACTATTTGATATTGTTTTTCGTTATTTGAAACATATTGGTTATAAAGTTCGTTACGTTAGAAACATTACTGATGTTGGACATTTAGAAAATGAAGAATATGACTTAGAAGATAAAATTTCTAAAAAATCTCGTATAGAAGGAATTGAACCTATGGAAATAGTCCAAAAATATACTATTTCTTTTCGTAATGTACTACGAATTTTCAATGTTCAATCTCCAAACATTGAACCTACAGCAACATCTCATATAATAGAACAAATAGATATGATTCGAAAGTTGATTGAAAAAAATTTAGCATATGAGATAAATGGTTCTGTTTATTTTAATTTGAAAGAATATGAAAATTTATATTCTTACGGAATTCTTAGTAAGAACAAGACAGACCAACTTAAAAATAAAAAACTGAATTTTTCGGCAGAAAAAAGAAATTCACAAGATTTTTCTCTTTGGAAGAGAGCATCTTCTAATCATATTATGAGTTGGAATTCTCCATGGGGAAAAGGATTTCCTGGTTGGCATATAGAATGTACTGCTATGAGTACAAAATATTTAGGAGAAACTTTTGATATTCATGGAGGAGGTATCGATCTCAAATTTCCTCATCATGAATGCGAATTAGCACAAGCTATAGGTGTTTATAACAGAAGTTATCTTGCACATTATTGGATGCATACCAATATGTTAACTTTAAATGAGAAAAAAATGAGCAAATCAACAGGAAATTTTCTCAATCCAAAAGATATTATTCAATCTAATAAAAAACCTTTTTTACCAAGTATCCTTAGATTTTTTATTTTACAATCTCATTACAGAAGTATTATGAATTTTTCAAATCAAGGACTCATGAATGCAGAAAAAGGATACCATAAAATTATGAAATTTATAAGAATATTAAAAGATTTTCATTCAGAAAAATCAACAGTAAATAATAATATTTTTGATGTACATCATTGGATTAAAAATTGTTATCAAGCTATCAATGACGATTTTAACATTCCTTTATTAATTTCTCACTTGTTTCAAGCAACTCATATTATGAATTCTCTAAATGATATAAAAAAATCTCATATCAATTTACTGAAAAAATACATGATTCATTTTGTTTTTGATATTCTTGGTCTTCAAGAAGAAAAAAAACAATTTCATTCTGAAAAAAAATTAGAAATACTTATTAAAAGATTAATCAAATTTCGCATAGAAGCAAGAAAACAAAAAAATTGGATTCTATCTGATAGAATTCGACAAGAATTATCCTACATAGGAATCACATTTCATGATGAAAAATTATTTTAA
- a CDS encoding trans-sulfuration enzyme family protein, whose protein sequence is MKEETKLIQNILSDPLTGAISTPIYQTSTYVQQAPGIHKGFDYTRTNNPTRKILEGLITDLEYGYASLAFSSGLASVDAVLKLLECGDEIVAVDDIYGGTFRLLNLYKKLGISIKFVDTTDPEKAISLISNNTKLVWLESPTNPTLKISDIEYISEKSKNKNSKVLIVVDNTFASPAIQNPIKLGADIIIHSATKYLAGHSDVLAGLITVNDPDLYEKLKYIQNASGGVLSPIDCWLTIRGLQTLYLRVKKQSQNAFQIASFLEKEKNYCIDKIYYPGLSHHKNHLIAVKQQRYFGGIVSFSLKNDTVESAKKIVTSTKLFKLAESLGGTKSLICHPATMTHKSTPLEIRVNAGIQDSLIRLSLGIENVEDLINDIDRALK, encoded by the coding sequence ATGAAGGAAGAAACAAAGCTTATTCAGAATATTTTATCAGATCCTCTTACAGGAGCTATTTCTACACCGATATATCAAACATCAACATATGTACAGCAAGCTCCTGGAATTCATAAAGGATTTGATTATACAAGAACGAATAATCCTACAAGAAAAATATTGGAAGGTTTAATTACTGATTTAGAATATGGTTATGCTAGTTTAGCGTTTTCTTCAGGATTAGCATCCGTAGATGCTGTTTTAAAATTATTGGAATGTGGTGACGAAATAGTAGCAGTAGATGATATTTATGGAGGAACTTTTCGTTTATTAAATTTATATAAAAAGTTAGGAATTAGTATAAAGTTCGTGGATACAACTGATCCAGAGAAAGCTATATCTTTAATTTCTAATAATACAAAATTAGTTTGGTTGGAAAGTCCAACGAATCCAACTTTAAAAATATCTGATATAGAATATATCAGTGAAAAATCAAAAAATAAGAATTCAAAGGTATTGATTGTAGTAGATAATACTTTTGCCTCTCCTGCTATTCAAAATCCTATTAAATTGGGAGCAGATATAATTATTCATAGCGCTACAAAATATTTAGCAGGACATTCAGATGTATTGGCTGGACTTATTACAGTAAATGATCCAGATTTGTACGAAAAATTGAAATACATACAAAATGCAAGTGGTGGTGTTTTATCTCCTATTGATTGTTGGTTAACAATTAGAGGGCTCCAAACTTTGTATCTACGTGTAAAAAAACAATCACAAAACGCATTTCAAATAGCTTCTTTTTTAGAAAAGGAAAAAAATTACTGTATTGATAAAATTTATTATCCTGGATTATCACATCATAAAAATCATTTAATAGCAGTTAAACAACAAAGATATTTTGGTGGGATTGTATCTTTTAGTTTAAAAAATGATACAGTAGAATCAGCTAAAAAAATTGTTACATCAACAAAATTATTTAAGTTAGCTGAAAGTTTAGGAGGAACAAAAAGTTTAATTTGTCATCCTGCAACTATGACTCATAAATCTACTCCTTTAGAGATTCGAGTAAACGCTGGAATACAAGATTCTCTTATTCGACTATCTCTTGGAATAGAAAACGTAGAAGATCTTATAAATGATATAGATAGAGCATTAAAATAA
- the atpB gene encoding F0F1 ATP synthase subunit A, whose translation MISKNLLLFFLLFLLYSDSDTKVKNNKFDKNQEKINVSNTIFEHVSDSHEWHIAGSHDNGIVLSLPIILWNHGLEIFVSSKLSCKKVFKGKYGYYKMFQGKIYNTDFTGRLHLNKQGIPINYKPWDFSITKNVVSLFISFFLLCFLFIRMKHCYKDNQVKWRLGIFLEFLILFIRNEIAIPNIGKEKYKAYFPFLLTSFFFILFNNLMGIIPGFPNVTGNINVTFVLAITTFIITNINASKSYWKHTFWMPGVPIGIRFLLAPIEFLGIFIRPLTLCIRLFANITAGHIIILSFICLIFIFKNFFIAGFSIFFGFFISMLEIMVSFLQAFIFTTLSSLLIGMSIKNYESETH comes from the coding sequence ATGATTTCAAAAAATTTATTATTATTTTTTTTATTATTTCTTTTATATTCTGATTCTGACACAAAGGTTAAAAATAATAAGTTTGATAAGAATCAAGAAAAAATAAATGTATCTAATACAATTTTTGAACATGTTAGTGATTCTCATGAATGGCATATTGCTGGTTCTCATGATAATGGGATTGTATTGTCTTTACCTATTATTTTATGGAATCATGGGTTAGAAATTTTTGTTTCATCAAAATTATCATGTAAAAAAGTGTTTAAAGGAAAGTATGGATATTATAAAATGTTTCAAGGTAAAATATATAATACCGATTTTACAGGAAGATTACATTTAAACAAACAAGGAATTCCAATTAATTATAAACCTTGGGATTTTTCTATTACAAAAAATGTAGTTTCTCTTTTTATTTCTTTTTTTTTGTTATGTTTCCTATTTATTCGTATGAAACATTGTTATAAGGATAATCAAGTAAAATGGAGATTAGGAATTTTTTTAGAATTTTTAATTTTGTTCATACGTAATGAAATAGCAATTCCCAATATTGGAAAAGAAAAATATAAAGCGTATTTTCCATTTCTGTTAACATCCTTTTTTTTTATATTATTTAATAATTTAATGGGTATAATTCCAGGATTTCCAAATGTTACTGGAAATATAAATGTGACATTTGTTTTAGCTATAACAACATTTATAATTACTAATATAAATGCAAGCAAAAGTTATTGGAAGCATACTTTTTGGATGCCTGGAGTTCCAATAGGAATTAGGTTTTTATTAGCTCCTATAGAATTTTTAGGAATTTTTATTCGCCCATTAACTTTATGTATTCGTTTGTTTGCTAATATTACTGCTGGTCACATAATCATATTAAGTTTTATTTGTCTTATTTTTATTTTCAAAAATTTTTTTATAGCCGGTTTTTCCATATTTTTCGGTTTTTTTATTTCTATGTTAGAAATTATGGTATCTTTTTTACAAGCTTTCATTTTTACTACTTTATCTTCTTTACTCATAGGAATGTCTATCAAAAATTATGAAAGTGAAACCCATTAA
- the atpE gene encoding ATP synthase F0 subunit C produces MNIDLIYTGLAALGSGLAVVGAGLGIGKIGSSAMDAIARQPESSEKIQNAMIIASALIEGAALFGIVTTLLAVFK; encoded by the coding sequence ATGAATATAGATTTAATATACACTGGATTAGCAGCTTTAGGATCTGGACTTGCAGTAGTAGGAGCTGGATTAGGAATTGGAAAAATTGGAAGTTCTGCAATGGATGCGATTGCTAGACAACCTGAATCTTCAGAAAAAATACAGAACGCAATGATTATTGCATCTGCATTGATCGAAGGAGCAGCTCTTTTTGGGATAGTAACTACATTATTGGCTGTATTTAAATAA
- the atpF gene encoding F0F1 ATP synthase subunit B gives MDLITPSIGLIVWHSIIFLILILFLSKFAWNPIVNFIDEREKETEMYVNKAHNAKKELKDLENKKNEVLKEARLKRDIILKEAIQIQEKIKLKAKEEGIMIKKKMMEETKKNIQIEKEASVHRLKNEVVDISIQIAEKILKKKLDQTNRQDKFIKELVEKLY, from the coding sequence ATGGATTTGATTACTCCTTCTATTGGATTAATTGTTTGGCATTCTATAATATTTTTAATTCTTATATTATTTCTTTCCAAATTTGCTTGGAATCCAATCGTGAATTTTATTGATGAAAGAGAAAAAGAAACTGAAATGTATGTTAATAAAGCGCACAATGCTAAAAAAGAATTAAAAGATTTAGAAAATAAAAAAAACGAAGTATTAAAAGAAGCTCGTCTAAAAAGAGATATAATTTTGAAAGAAGCGATTCAAATCCAAGAAAAAATAAAATTAAAAGCAAAGGAGGAGGGGATCATGATAAAGAAAAAAATGATGGAAGAAACGAAAAAAAATATTCAAATAGAAAAAGAAGCTTCTGTTCACAGATTAAAAAATGAAGTAGTGGATATTTCCATACAAATAGCAGAAAAAATATTAAAAAAAAAGTTGGATCAAACAAATAGACAAGATAAATTTATAAAAGAATTAGTAGAAAAATTATACTAA
- the atpH gene encoding ATP synthase F1 subunit delta — translation MFSNKKIVQHYARVFFEYSNTNNDDSNDFFYYKVKKIFSLLCKNSDLNKIIYTSLLSSKKKIEIFEKIIYNFDVSLFQFIKLLIVRKRESLLKEIFLEYQEIYEKEKKGIVKALIISAFPLSIDTKKMMIKKMKKIHYKYQKKKFHIINKIDRSIIGGFLFRIGNEELDFSVKGKLSFLKKEFKIK, via the coding sequence ATGTTTTCAAATAAAAAAATAGTTCAACATTACGCTAGGGTTTTTTTTGAGTATTCTAATACAAATAATGATGATTCTAATGATTTTTTTTATTACAAAGTCAAGAAAATATTCTCTTTACTATGTAAAAATTCAGATTTAAACAAGATTATTTATACTTCATTATTAAGTTCAAAAAAGAAAATAGAAATTTTCGAAAAAATTATTTATAATTTCGATGTTTCACTTTTTCAGTTTATAAAACTTTTAATTGTAAGAAAAAGAGAATCTCTTTTGAAAGAAATTTTTTTAGAATATCAAGAAATATATGAAAAAGAAAAAAAAGGAATTGTAAAAGCTCTTATTATTTCTGCATTTCCATTAAGTATAGATACAAAAAAAATGATGATCAAGAAAATGAAAAAAATACATTATAAATATCAAAAAAAAAAATTTCACATAATTAACAAAATTGATAGGTCTATTATTGGAGGATTTTTGTTCCGTATAGGAAATGAAGAATTGGATTTTAGCGTAAAAGGGAAACTGTCTTTTCTTAAGAAAGAATTCAAAATTAAATAA
- the atpA gene encoding F0F1 ATP synthase subunit alpha: MSNLKYSEISLILKEQLSNFQFESKLSESGIVIQVGDGVARSFGLNSAFYGELVEFDTGTKGIVLNLEEDHVSIVLLSPSKDIKEGDIVKRTGKIFSIKVGEGMLGRVVDILGNPIDGKGPIEGKLFDMPLERKAPGVIYREPVKEPLQTGIKFIDSMIPIGKGQRELIIGDRQTGKTTIAIDTIINQKRFYEEKNPVYCIYVAISQKGSAIASTFNLLQEKGAMPYTVIVSAKSSDPASIQVFAPFSGTSIGEYFRDTGRSSLVVYDDLSKQAVSYREISLLLRRPPGREAYPGDVFYLHSRLLERASKIIKDQKMAEKMNDIPESIKKEVKGGGSLTALPIIETQSGDISSYIPTNVISITDGQIFLEKDLFHSGVRPAINESISVSRVGGAAQIQSMRKISGTLKLDQAQFRELESFSKFGSELDTHTMDILKKGKINIEILKQSPYSPYDIAEQVAIIFIGTKNILKNIPIDKISIFEKEYLFYLKEKHEDLLSLLRNGFLNDKISRTLEKVALELSNKYVS; encoded by the coding sequence ATGTCGAATTTAAAATATTCAGAAATATCTTTAATTCTTAAAGAACAATTATCAAATTTTCAATTTGAATCAAAATTATCTGAATCTGGTATTGTTATTCAGGTAGGAGATGGAGTTGCTAGATCTTTTGGTCTAAATTCTGCTTTTTATGGAGAATTAGTAGAATTTGATACTGGAACTAAAGGTATAGTTCTGAATTTAGAAGAAGATCACGTTAGTATTGTTTTGCTTAGCCCTTCAAAAGATATTAAAGAAGGAGATATAGTTAAAAGAACAGGAAAAATTTTTTCTATAAAAGTTGGAGAAGGCATGTTAGGTCGTGTAGTTGATATATTGGGAAATCCTATTGATGGAAAAGGCCCTATAGAAGGAAAACTATTTGATATGCCTTTAGAAAGAAAAGCTCCAGGTGTCATTTATAGAGAACCAGTTAAAGAACCTCTTCAAACTGGTATTAAATTTATAGATTCTATGATTCCTATAGGAAAAGGACAAAGAGAATTGATTATTGGAGATAGACAAACGGGAAAAACAACTATAGCTATTGATACTATTATTAATCAGAAAAGATTTTATGAAGAAAAAAATCCAGTTTATTGTATTTACGTGGCTATTAGTCAAAAAGGATCTGCAATAGCAAGTACTTTCAATCTTTTACAAGAAAAAGGAGCAATGCCTTATACGGTGATAGTTTCAGCTAAATCTTCTGATCCAGCTTCTATACAAGTCTTTGCTCCTTTCTCAGGAACTTCTATCGGAGAATATTTTCGTGATACTGGTCGTTCTTCTTTAGTAGTATATGATGATCTTTCCAAACAAGCTGTCTCTTATAGAGAAATTTCACTTTTATTGCGACGTCCTCCTGGTAGAGAAGCTTATCCTGGAGATGTTTTTTATTTACATTCTCGTCTTTTAGAACGTGCATCTAAAATTATAAAAGATCAGAAAATGGCTGAAAAAATGAATGATATTCCAGAATCCATTAAAAAAGAAGTTAAAGGTGGAGGATCTTTGACAGCTTTACCTATTATTGAAACCCAATCTGGAGATATATCTTCTTATATTCCTACAAATGTAATTTCGATTACTGATGGTCAGATTTTTTTAGAAAAAGATTTGTTCCATTCTGGAGTTCGTCCAGCAATTAATGAGAGTATATCTGTTTCCCGTGTAGGAGGTGCAGCTCAAATTCAATCCATGAGAAAAATATCTGGAACTCTTAAATTAGATCAAGCACAATTTAGAGAATTAGAATCTTTTTCAAAATTTGGTTCTGAATTAGATACTCATACTATGGATATTTTGAAAAAAGGAAAAATAAATATAGAAATATTAAAACAATCTCCTTATTCTCCATATGATATAGCAGAACAAGTGGCTATTATTTTTATTGGAACAAAAAATATATTAAAAAATATTCCTATTGATAAAATTTCAATTTTTGAAAAAGAATATCTTTTCTATTTAAAGGAAAAACATGAAGACTTATTAAGTTTACTAAGAAATGGATTTTTAAATGATAAAATATCTAGAACTTTGGAGAAAGTTGCATTAGAATTAAGTAATAAATATGTATCCTAA
- the atpG gene encoding ATP synthase F1 subunit gamma yields the protein MSNPKEIKRRILSIESVIKTTEAMKMISIVKLRKHKGLLKSAKTYYDHIELLLSDFFLTEKKENFEIKKYFLEEGQNSILIIFTSNRGLCGSFNSSIFEKINFFFQKNISLHHNECMFFSVGKKGFDFLSKKYGIHEKNNNWIDWENNFSKVCENTRFLTKKLIFNFIKRNFSSIYLIYNNLKNSLFQETIIEKLLPINVGNFKEKRKRIDYIIEPSKKEVFHYLIPKFISSKLLKIFLESSVTEHTLRMISMHKATENAHDIKNNLVLNYNKERQTSITKEILEIISGLESLKK from the coding sequence ATGTCTAATCCAAAAGAAATAAAAAGAAGAATATTATCCATAGAATCAGTTATTAAAACAACGGAAGCTATGAAAATGATTTCGATCGTAAAATTACGAAAACATAAAGGTTTATTAAAAAGTGCAAAAACTTATTATGATCATATAGAATTGCTTCTTTCAGATTTTTTTTTAACGGAAAAAAAAGAGAATTTTGAAATAAAAAAATATTTTTTAGAGGAAGGACAGAATAGTATTCTTATCATATTCACTTCAAATCGTGGATTATGTGGATCTTTTAATTCATCAATTTTTGAAAAAATTAATTTTTTTTTTCAAAAAAACATTTCATTACATCATAATGAATGTATGTTTTTTTCAGTTGGTAAAAAAGGATTTGATTTTTTATCTAAAAAATATGGAATACATGAAAAAAACAATAACTGGATAGACTGGGAAAATAACTTTTCTAAAGTTTGTGAAAATACAAGATTTTTAACAAAAAAACTAATTTTTAATTTCATTAAAAGAAATTTTTCTTCTATTTATTTAATATATAATAACCTCAAAAATTCTTTGTTTCAAGAAACAATTATAGAGAAATTACTTCCAATCAATGTTGGAAATTTTAAAGAAAAAAGAAAAAGAATTGACTATATTATAGAACCTTCTAAAAAGGAAGTTTTTCATTACTTGATTCCTAAATTTATAAGTTCAAAATTATTGAAAATTTTTTTGGAATCCTCTGTAACAGAACATACATTACGTATGATATCTATGCATAAAGCAACAGAAAATGCACATGATATTAAAAATAATCTAGTGTTAAATTACAATAAAGAAAGACAAACTTCAATTACAAAAGAAATACTTGAAATTATTAGTGGATTAGAATCGTTGAAAAAATAA
- the trpS gene encoding tryptophan--tRNA ligase: MEKILTGIRSTGTPHLGNILGVMIPSINIANMNEKNSSFIFIADLHSMVQINNIKTVKNNTYQIAAAWLAFGLNTENCLFYRQSDVSEVTELAWYFSCFFPYQRLTLVHSFKNEVKKKISLGLFSYPILMAADILLYNASIIPVGKDQLQHIEIARRIATSFNKRINEKLFVLPNAFLQKEAMSVPGTDGEKMSKSKNNWINIFSANEILKKQIMSIRTDNKSLKEKKNPEQDYIMSLYKLVAPSEKINEMKEKYIKGGYGYLEAKISLYEMILHKFSKERKKFFSFMKKKSLLDHILYSGAKKAKNVAIERLNKIRKCLRLNSIKL; this comes from the coding sequence ATGGAAAAAATATTAACAGGAATTAGAAGTACAGGGACTCCTCATTTAGGAAATATTTTAGGTGTTATGATACCATCTATAAATATTGCAAACATGAATGAAAAAAATTCTTCATTTATATTTATAGCAGATTTACATTCTATGGTTCAAATAAATAATATAAAAACAGTAAAAAATAACACTTATCAAATTGCAGCAGCATGGTTAGCTTTCGGATTGAATACAGAAAATTGTCTTTTTTATAGGCAATCTGATGTTTCAGAAGTTACTGAATTAGCTTGGTATTTTAGTTGTTTTTTCCCTTATCAAAGACTTACATTAGTTCACTCATTTAAAAATGAAGTGAAAAAAAAAATTAGTTTAGGATTATTTTCTTATCCTATTTTAATGGCTGCAGATATTTTACTTTATAACGCCAGCATTATTCCTGTAGGAAAAGATCAGTTGCAACATATAGAGATAGCTAGACGGATTGCAACTTCTTTTAATAAAAGAATCAATGAAAAATTATTTGTATTACCTAATGCTTTTTTACAAAAAGAAGCTATGTCTGTTCCTGGAACAGATGGGGAAAAAATGAGTAAATCTAAAAATAATTGGATTAATATTTTTTCTGCAAATGAAATTTTGAAAAAACAAATTATGAGTATTCGTACAGATAATAAATCTTTAAAAGAAAAAAAAAATCCTGAACAAGATTATATAATGTCTTTATATAAATTAGTAGCTCCTTCAGAAAAAATAAATGAAATGAAAGAAAAATATATAAAAGGAGGATATGGTTATTTGGAAGCAAAAATATCTTTATATGAAATGATACTTCATAAATTTTCAAAAGAAAGAAAAAAGTTTTTCTCTTTCATGAAAAAAAAATCTTTGTTAGATCATATTTTATATTCAGGTGCTAAAAAAGCAAAAAATGTAGCTATTGAAAGATTGAATAAAATTAGAAAATGTTTAAGACTAAACTCCATAAAGTTATAA
- a CDS encoding nucleotide exchange factor GrpE, with product MDINQKNTEKHSDSSNDVCNIGSDSCQEEVQDPSKKEIKFLKLKEEKEELEKEKNKFLRLFAEFENYKKRIQKERLDIFRTVHEKILIDLIPILDDFERGVKELRKSKDDHIVKGIFLIQEKLLKVLTEKGLKKIEIKKGDDFNTDFHDAISQIPSVTSNLKGKIIEIIEAGYILKGKVIRHAKVITGK from the coding sequence ATGGATATCAATCAAAAAAATACTGAAAAACATTCGGATTCATCTAACGATGTCTGTAATATTGGATCTGATTCTTGTCAAGAGGAAGTACAAGATCCATCAAAAAAAGAAATCAAATTTCTTAAACTTAAAGAAGAAAAAGAAGAATTAGAAAAAGAAAAAAATAAGTTTTTACGTCTTTTTGCAGAATTTGAAAATTATAAGAAAAGAATTCAGAAAGAAAGATTGGATATTTTTAGAACAGTTCATGAAAAAATACTTATAGATTTAATTCCTATTTTAGACGATTTTGAACGAGGAGTTAAAGAGTTAAGAAAATCTAAAGATGATCATATCGTTAAGGGAATTTTTTTAATACAAGAAAAACTTCTTAAGGTTTTAACAGAAAAAGGACTAAAAAAAATAGAAATAAAAAAAGGGGATGATTTTAATACTGACTTTCATGATGCTATATCACAAATTCCATCTGTTACAAGTAATTTAAAAGGAAAAATCATAGAAATAATAGAAGCAGGATATATTCTTAAGGGGAAAGTTATCCGACATGCTAAAGTTATAACCGGAAAGTAA